One genomic segment of Cellulophaga sp. HaHaR_3_176 includes these proteins:
- a CDS encoding type IX secretion system membrane protein PorP/SprF → MNKSIFILPFLLTLLFVQNTNAQQDAQYTQYMFNTMSVNPAYAGSRGQLSIAALYRSQWVGLDGSPTTQTLNLHSPIRNSRLGYGVSIVNDEIGNGTVQETYFDGIISYTLPVSETGKLSFGLKFGGNLLNLDFSKLRNFDDENVTGENIENKFSPNFGLGMYYHTDKFYLGLSAPNLLETSHFDNSNRDSGSVSFLSEERINFYAITGYVFDLSDQFKFKPALLTKVVGGAPLQVDISANFMFNDRFTFGGAYRWDAAVSALAGFQISDQLMIGMAYDKETTELGSTRFNDGSFEIFLRYELVKSFQKLVSPRFF, encoded by the coding sequence ATGAATAAATCAATTTTTATTTTACCATTTTTACTGACATTGCTATTTGTACAGAATACAAATGCACAACAAGATGCTCAGTATACGCAATATATGTTTAATACCATGAGTGTTAACCCTGCATATGCAGGTTCTAGAGGGCAGCTTAGTATTGCTGCACTATATAGATCTCAATGGGTTGGGCTAGATGGATCGCCAACAACGCAAACTTTAAACCTGCATTCACCTATTAGAAATAGTAGGTTAGGTTACGGAGTTTCAATTGTTAACGATGAAATAGGTAACGGAACTGTTCAAGAAACTTATTTTGATGGTATCATTTCTTATACATTACCCGTATCTGAAACAGGAAAACTATCTTTTGGTTTAAAGTTTGGAGGTAATTTACTAAACTTAGATTTTTCAAAATTGAGAAATTTTGATGATGAAAATGTTACAGGTGAAAATATTGAAAATAAATTCTCGCCCAATTTTGGGCTAGGTATGTATTATCATACCGATAAATTTTATTTAGGGTTATCTGCACCAAATTTATTAGAAACTAGTCATTTTGATAATTCAAATAGAGACTCAGGATCTGTTTCTTTTTTATCAGAAGAACGAATAAATTTTTATGCAATAACAGGTTACGTTTTTGATCTTTCAGATCAGTTTAAATTTAAACCAGCATTATTAACGAAAGTAGTAGGTGGAGCACCTTTGCAAGTTGATATTTCAGCAAACTTTATGTTTAACGATAGATTTACATTTGGTGGAGCTTATCGTTGGGATGCAGCAGTTAGTGCATTGGCAGGTTTTCAAATAAGCGATCAATTAATGATTGGAATGGCTTACGATAAAGAAACTACGGAATTAGGTTCTACAAGATTTAATGATGGTTCTTTCGAGATTTTCTTGAGATATGAATTGGTTAAGTCTTTTCAAAAATTAGTATCACCACGTTTCTTCTAA
- a CDS encoding OmpA family protein has product MLRKIFFAIILIFIVVQNSIGQDNKTLDKANAKYEEYSFRPAIDIYKKVIDKGFVSADILKKLGNSYYFNADYKSASEIYDRLVNEFEADVTSDYYFRYSQTLRSLGEYDKADELMTKFSEMTSGDSRVSSFKSERNYKKEIKENSGRYDIAPFKYNTKYSEFAPTFYKEGLIFSSDKDTGNLAKYRHTWNSKDFLDLYKVNADSLSMDYVVKLDDEINTRIHESTTAITKDGQTLYFTRNNFKEGKSYKDESGIIRLKIFRAQLVDGEFTQIEELPFNSDGYSVAHPTLSADEKTLYFASDMPGSLGESDIFKVQINDDGTFTNPENLGSTINTEARETFPYVTSKEILYFSSDGHPGLGGLDVFATKIENNSYSGLVKNVGEPINSKLDDFTFIIDESIKQGYFASNRETGMGNDDIYSFVEIKPLVLDCQQKISGTVRDKMSNQVLVGATVKIIDENNKEILDVLTDSNGFYEVLIDCDKGNFVRALMDGYVPSEEYLNKSEGDPQVIDFYLERDLVTGGFGDDLAKLLQLSTIYFDLNKYDIRPDAEIEIQKVIAAMEKYPSLKIKVNSHTDSRGKDSYNLWLSQKRAESTVGYMISKGLSEERLSGEGFGETKLVNSCGNNSKCTSKEHDLNRRSEFIILE; this is encoded by the coding sequence ATGTTAAGAAAAATATTTTTTGCAATTATCCTAATCTTTATCGTAGTTCAAAACTCTATAGGTCAGGATAATAAAACTCTTGATAAAGCTAATGCTAAATATGAAGAGTACTCGTTCAGACCAGCCATAGATATCTATAAAAAAGTTATAGATAAAGGCTTTGTTTCTGCAGATATATTAAAAAAGTTAGGGAATTCATACTATTTTAATGCAGATTATAAAAGTGCTTCAGAGATTTACGATAGATTAGTAAACGAGTTTGAAGCGGATGTTACTTCTGATTACTATTTTAGATATTCACAAACGTTAAGAAGCCTTGGTGAATATGATAAAGCAGATGAGTTGATGACAAAATTTTCAGAAATGACTTCTGGAGATTCTAGAGTTAGTTCTTTTAAATCAGAAAGAAATTATAAAAAAGAAATTAAAGAAAATTCTGGTAGATACGATATAGCTCCATTTAAATACAATACAAAGTATTCTGAATTTGCACCAACGTTTTATAAAGAAGGATTAATATTTTCTTCAGATAAAGATACTGGTAATTTAGCTAAATACAGACATACTTGGAATTCTAAAGACTTTTTAGATTTGTATAAAGTAAATGCAGATAGTCTTTCTATGGATTATGTAGTTAAACTAGATGATGAAATAAATACTAGAATACATGAGTCTACTACAGCAATAACTAAAGATGGTCAAACTTTATATTTTACGAGAAATAACTTTAAAGAAGGTAAATCGTATAAAGACGAATCAGGGATTATTAGATTAAAGATTTTTAGAGCACAACTTGTAGATGGTGAATTTACTCAAATAGAAGAATTACCTTTTAATAGCGATGGTTATTCGGTTGCTCACCCAACATTGAGTGCAGATGAAAAAACCTTATATTTTGCATCTGATATGCCTGGTAGTTTAGGAGAGTCAGATATTTTTAAAGTACAAATAAATGATGATGGAACATTTACAAATCCAGAAAATTTAGGAAGTACTATTAATACCGAAGCAAGAGAAACATTCCCATATGTTACAAGTAAAGAAATTTTATACTTTTCTTCTGATGGGCACCCTGGTTTAGGAGGATTAGATGTTTTTGCTACTAAAATTGAAAATAATTCTTATTCAGGACTTGTAAAAAATGTAGGCGAACCTATTAATAGTAAATTAGATGATTTTACATTTATTATTGATGAAAGTATAAAACAAGGTTATTTTGCTTCTAATCGAGAAACTGGAATGGGTAATGATGATATTTATAGTTTTGTAGAGATCAAACCTTTAGTATTAGATTGTCAACAAAAAATTTCAGGAACAGTTAGAGATAAAATGTCTAACCAGGTATTAGTTGGTGCCACTGTTAAGATTATTGACGAAAATAATAAAGAAATATTAGATGTTTTAACAGATTCTAATGGTTTTTATGAGGTTTTAATAGATTGTGATAAAGGAAATTTTGTTAGAGCTTTAATGGACGGTTACGTGCCTTCTGAAGAGTATTTAAATAAATCAGAGGGAGACCCTCAAGTGATAGATTTTTATTTAGAGAGAGATTTAGTTACAGGAGGGTTCGGAGACGATTTAGCAAAACTATTACAACTTAGTACTATTTACTTTGATTTAAATAAGTATGATATTAGACCTGATGCAGAAATTGAGATTCAAAAAGTTATTGCTGCTATGGAAAAATACCCAAGTTTAAAAATTAAAGTAAATTCTCATACGGATAGTAGAGGTAAAGATTCTTATAATCTTTGGCTATCTCAAAAAAGAGCAGAATCCACTGTGGGTTACATGATTTCTAAAGGTCTTTCTGAAGAAAGATTAAGTGGTGAAGGTTTTGGAGAAACCAAACTAGTTAATAGTTGTGGTAATAACTCTAAATGTACATCTAAAGAGCATGATTTAAATCGTAGATCTGAATTTATAATATTAGAGTAA
- a CDS encoding S-layer family protein, translating into MNFFSRLIFILITFFSINLLVGQETYRDNFSSISYSNNNGSQNFSSNWIERNDNNSPNGEKISINSNQLTFNNLDGANIYRFVPLAGASGVTLTLDYNATARGGESLAVSIYNTTTQTFNQVFNINTNTTGSLSYNLTAAEVASNPAIYISTSSGNWGNGDQIRIDNVLFTAYNGPTISINDVTVDEDDGSATFTATSNGASLGSSFTVNYQTVNGSATAGGDYTSISGTMTFNGNVGDTETFTVPILDDTNLENTETFIIQMTSASSLSVNISDTGTGSILDNESITMNDGSTTTECDKIFLDPGGLGNYGNNLDVTHTICPEAGFDYVSVDFTSFDLDAGGDFLYVYDGNSTGATLIGQYDNDNLPSTLSASPGTSGCLTFRFTSNNNANGTGFQADIKCNIEGPRLVIDDVSIDEDGGNILFTVTSTRAAHGRNVFLFGFINTPFTVDYTTVNNTALSGSDYTATSGTLTFTGAIGYQRTISVPITDDGIPEFDEDFFIEFTGSNAPDVAVNIDDTGKGTINSQILANVPLTLFRQFDGDYDYATTGGSLRTQSNDSNSCAIQTSSSNQLVSNIPDTGTIKAAYLYWAHSSYVRDEQVTFEGQTINAGFVYQTTFAASQSINLSFYGYVSDVTSLVSAIPDINNNNFDFSGLTIDTSNNYCSTATVLGGWSLMVYYEDPSLPAVSINLYQGFDGLQNNSPGTQFTLDSFFAIDGLGAKATFLSWEGDDTLGSSGANPEALTITNESNQTFTLADDGGQTGNNAYNGTIFDDTTAPIYNQLDTYGVDLDTYDISNYISPGDSQVTATVNVGQDYVINMAVVMKVPSNLITGTVFEDINYPGGEGRNQIISGGTVLSGVTVELFEDKGQGQFIERKITDNNGQYSFAGMEDGDYLIKVVNPTVRSNRDNGLNCTECIAVQTHRTFGDANTVTEINNEIGGAYPSALQDAALGIARDAQTISLVTVASNGVTNINFGFNFNTIVNSNENGRGSLNQFIINSNNLGETGLDIESNSIFDPLAGEDTSIFMIPPTGDAFGRVADANYTGGIFDLLISDGNPLSVITGTNTIIDGRTQTAYSGDSNSGSVGSGGSAVGTSAVALPNFDKPEIQVHSNNGDVFQTTGNGVTIRNLSVYANNNSAIKIIGGTGTVSNSLIGVNASGINAGNLSYGVEVTGGIASINENYIATNIDAGILVNGGTSTTIENNHITNNGNSPCDDNITLTNGTGIIINHNLIDSAASLAIDDDGVSGNVVVSENTIINSGQNGGACSGNIENMGVRLLGSNSSIINNVIASNRGSGIVLTGGNTTGNLISKNSIYANGTASNALGIDLDSSSIIGDGVTLNESNDSDNGPNGLLNFPILSGSYVSGSNLVVNGWVRPGSVIEIFLTDVDRGTANMGDNQLGLSTDYGEGQTYLATFIEGSAEDLSSKISSYLDVDGNIDNTNKFQFKIPLPSGVVVGTFVTTTATISNSTSEFSPFSIVENYTLITNRKITYRVKEN; encoded by the coding sequence ATGAATTTTTTTAGTAGACTTATATTTATCTTAATTACCTTTTTTTCAATTAATTTATTAGTTGGACAGGAGACATATAGAGATAATTTTTCGTCCATTAGTTATTCCAATAATAATGGGTCGCAAAATTTCAGTTCTAATTGGATTGAACGTAATGATAATAATAGTCCAAATGGAGAAAAGATTTCAATTAATTCTAATCAATTAACTTTTAATAATTTAGATGGAGCAAATATTTATCGATTTGTTCCTTTAGCAGGGGCAAGTGGAGTTACTTTGACTTTAGATTATAATGCTACAGCTAGAGGAGGGGAGTCACTTGCAGTCAGCATTTATAATACGACCACACAAACCTTTAATCAAGTTTTCAATATAAATACGAATACTACAGGAAGCCTTTCTTATAATTTAACAGCAGCAGAAGTAGCATCTAATCCAGCTATATATATTTCAACTTCAAGTGGCAACTGGGGTAATGGAGATCAAATTAGAATAGATAATGTTTTGTTTACAGCTTATAATGGTCCTACAATCTCTATTAACGATGTAACAGTTGATGAAGATGATGGTAGTGCAACTTTTACAGCTACTTCTAATGGGGCTTCGTTAGGTAGTTCTTTTACTGTGAATTATCAAACAGTAAATGGTTCTGCAACAGCAGGAGGAGATTACACGTCTATTTCAGGAACTATGACTTTTAATGGAAATGTAGGAGATACAGAAACGTTTACAGTACCTATTCTTGATGATACTAATTTGGAGAATACGGAAACCTTTATCATTCAAATGACCTCCGCTTCAAGTCTAAGTGTAAATATATCAGATACAGGAACAGGCTCTATATTAGATAATGAATCTATAACCATGAATGATGGCAGCACTACAACTGAATGTGATAAGATTTTTTTAGATCCAGGAGGTCTTGGTAATTACGGCAATAATTTAGATGTAACCCATACAATATGTCCTGAAGCTGGATTTGATTATGTTTCGGTAGATTTTACGAGTTTTGATTTAGATGCAGGAGGTGATTTTCTTTATGTTTACGATGGTAACTCTACTGGCGCAACACTTATTGGTCAATATGATAATGATAATTTACCAAGTACTCTTTCAGCTTCACCAGGTACTTCGGGTTGTTTAACTTTTAGATTTACTTCGAATAATAACGCAAACGGAACAGGTTTTCAAGCAGATATAAAATGTAATATTGAAGGACCTAGATTGGTTATCGATGATGTGTCAATTGACGAGGATGGAGGTAATATTTTATTTACAGTAACATCTACAAGAGCAGCCCATGGGCGTAATGTTTTTCTATTTGGATTTATTAATACTCCATTTACTGTAGATTATACAACAGTAAATAATACAGCACTTTCAGGTAGCGATTATACAGCTACTTCAGGTACATTAACTTTTACAGGGGCAATAGGGTATCAACGTACTATTTCTGTTCCTATAACAGATGATGGTATACCTGAGTTTGATGAAGACTTTTTTATTGAATTTACAGGCTCAAACGCACCAGATGTTGCAGTAAATATTGACGATACAGGTAAAGGAACGATCAACTCTCAGATATTAGCAAATGTACCATTAACACTTTTTAGACAGTTTGATGGTGATTATGATTATGCAACTACAGGTGGTAGTTTACGTACTCAAAGTAATGACTCTAACTCATGTGCTATACAAACAAGCTCTTCAAATCAATTAGTTTCAAATATACCCGATACAGGAACTATAAAAGCAGCTTATCTATATTGGGCACACTCTAGTTATGTTCGTGATGAACAAGTAACTTTTGAAGGTCAGACTATTAATGCTGGTTTTGTATATCAAACTACCTTTGCCGCTAGTCAGAGTATAAATTTAAGTTTTTATGGTTATGTAAGTGACGTTACTAGTTTAGTAAGTGCTATACCGGATATTAATAATAATAATTTTGATTTTTCAGGCTTAACAATAGATACCTCTAATAATTATTGTAGTACAGCAACTGTATTGGGTGGCTGGTCATTAATGGTATATTATGAAGATCCCTCATTACCTGCCGTAAGTATCAACTTATACCAAGGGTTTGATGGATTACAAAATAATTCACCAGGAACACAATTTACATTAGATTCTTTTTTTGCTATTGATGGATTAGGGGCTAAAGCAACTTTTTTATCCTGGGAAGGTGATGATACTTTAGGTTCTAGCGGTGCAAACCCTGAAGCATTAACTATTACAAATGAATCTAACCAAACATTTACTCTAGCAGATGACGGTGGTCAAACGGGTAATAATGCATATAACGGAACTATTTTCGATGATACCACTGCACCAATATACAATCAATTAGATACATATGGGGTAGATTTAGATACATACGATATATCAAACTATATTTCACCAGGTGATTCTCAAGTTACTGCAACAGTAAATGTTGGACAAGATTATGTTATTAATATGGCAGTTGTAATGAAAGTACCTTCTAACTTAATAACAGGTACTGTATTTGAAGATATCAATTACCCAGGAGGTGAGGGTAGGAATCAAATAATTTCAGGTGGAACAGTTTTATCTGGAGTAACAGTTGAGTTATTTGAAGATAAGGGTCAAGGACAATTTATAGAAAGGAAGATTACAGATAATAATGGGCAATATTCTTTTGCAGGTATGGAAGATGGAGATTACCTTATTAAAGTGGTAAATCCTACAGTGCGTTCTAATAGAGATAATGGACTTAATTGTACCGAGTGTATTGCTGTTCAAACTCATAGGACATTTGGGGATGCAAATACAGTAACTGAAATAAATAATGAAATTGGAGGGGCGTACCCTAGTGCATTGCAAGATGCAGCTTTAGGTATTGCTAGAGATGCTCAAACAATTTCTTTAGTAACGGTAGCTAGTAATGGTGTAACAAATATAAATTTCGGATTTAATTTTAATACCATAGTTAATAGCAATGAAAATGGCCGTGGCTCTTTAAATCAATTTATAATAAATTCTAATAATTTAGGAGAAACAGGTTTAGATATCGAATCAAATAGCATTTTTGATCCATTGGCAGGAGAAGATACTTCTATATTTATGATTCCACCAACAGGAGATGCATTCGGTAGAGTAGCTGATGCGAATTATACAGGAGGTATTTTTGATCTTTTAATTTCAGACGGTAATCCTCTTTCAGTTATTACAGGAACAAATACAATAATTGATGGTAGAACTCAAACAGCGTATTCAGGAGACTCTAATTCAGGAAGTGTAGGCTCTGGAGGATCAGCAGTAGGTACTTCGGCGGTGGCTTTACCTAATTTTGACAAGCCAGAAATTCAAGTTCACAGCAATAATGGAGATGTATTTCAGACAACAGGTAATGGTGTAACAATTCGCAACCTTTCTGTTTATGCAAATAACAATTCAGCAATAAAAATCATTGGAGGAACAGGTACTGTTTCTAACTCTTTAATAGGTGTGAATGCATCAGGAATAAATGCGGGTAATTTAAGTTATGGAGTAGAAGTTACTGGAGGTATTGCATCTATAAATGAAAACTATATAGCGACAAATATTGATGCAGGAATTTTAGTTAATGGAGGCACATCAACAACCATTGAAAATAATCATATTACCAATAATGGAAACAGCCCTTGTGATGATAATATTACATTAACAAACGGTACAGGTATTATAATTAATCACAATTTAATTGATAGTGCAGCTTCACTCGCGATTGATGACGATGGAGTATCGGGTAATGTTGTTGTTTCAGAAAATACAATTATCAATTCAGGTCAAAATGGAGGTGCTTGTTCTGGTAATATTGAAAATATGGGTGTTAGGTTATTAGGTAGTAATTCATCTATTATTAATAATGTTATAGCAAGTAATAGAGGTTCAGGTATTGTTTTAACAGGCGGTAATACAACAGGTAATTTAATATCTAAAAACTCTATTTATGCAAATGGTACAGCATCAAACGCATTGGGTATTGATTTGGATAGCTCTAGTATTATAGGTGATGGTGTAACTTTAAATGAATCGAACGATTCAGATAACGGGCCAAATGGTTTATTAAACTTTCCAATACTATCTGGGTCTTATGTATCTGGTTCTAATTTAGTAGTTAATGGCTGGGTAAGACCAGGTAGTGTTATTGAAATATTTTTAACAGATGTAGATCGTGGTACGGCTAATATGGGAGATAATCAACTAGGGTTGTCAACCGATTACGGAGAGGGTCAAACATATTTAGCAACATTTATAGAAGGTTCTGCAGAGGATTTATCATCTAAAATTTCTTCATATTTAGATGTTGATGGAAATATAGATAATACAAATAAATTTCAATTTAAAATTCCTTTACCTTCTGGTGTAGTAGTAGGTACTTTTGTTACTACAACAGCAACAATATCGAACTCAACTTCTGAATTCTCTCCTTTTAGTATTGTTGAAAATTACACACTTATTACAAATAGGAAAATTACATATAGAGTTAAAGAGAATTAA